The candidate division KSB1 bacterium region CCTCGACTCAGATTCAGTTTGATTTGGCGACGGCAGGGAGCGTCGAGTTGACCGTGTTCGATCTGACCGGACGCGAAGTCGTGCAGTTGCTGCAGGCCGAGCGCCTGGCCGCGGGCGCGCATGTCGTCGAGTTCAACGCATCCGATTTGTCGTCCGGCGTTTATTTCTACCGGTTGACGGTCAAGGACCTGAGTCAGACGCGAAAGATGATGTTGATCCGATAGGTCCGATTCTGGCTTCGCCAGGGCTGCCGGAGGTTTGATCGCCTCCGGCAGCCCCGGTTCGGAAGCTCGGGATGGAGAGCCCGGCGGGCGGAACTCGCCGGAACTGTCCGGCTGTAAACCATCGCAGAGATCAAACTACAGCAGCGACTCCCTGCTCGTCGGCGACGGCAGAGCGTGGAATTGGTGGCAACGCCCGACGGTTCGCTTGCTGTTCGGCCTTCCATGCGAAACACGTCTGGTCGTCGGCGGCGCAGCCCCTCGGCGGTGCGTACGCCGGTTGTTCGAAAGTAAATCTGCAGAGGTATTCTATGCATAAACTTACCAGAATTCTCTTCGTGGACGGTCGTGACCGGAAACACCCGCAGCTGGTCAGATCGTTCCGCAATCAGTTCGACGACGTCGTCGAAGCCGCCGATTGCGATGACGCACTCCAACAGATGCGCCGTCGCCGGTTCGACATCCTGTTCTTTGGGGAATGGCCCGACAGCACGCATGCCCTGGCGCTGCTGAGGGCGGCCCGCGAGCGGAGCACGGCCCTGTCCTACTTCGCGTACGACCGCGAGCGGGGAACCGAGTCGGTGGTCAATGCGGTGCCGATTGACGGCGACGACGTGATTGTGCGCTCCGTCGAGGGCGAAACGCCGGAACAGTGGGTGCAGCTGTCGCTCGACCACGTGCGGGAAGTAAAAGCCCGGCACGACGGACTCCGATACCTGCGCAACGTTTTCTGCACGTCGGATGAGGCTCTGATTTTTGTCGCCGGTGACGGCAGGATTGTCGATATGAATCACGCCGCGGCCGAGATGCTGGGGATCAAACTCAGTGCCTGCGCAGGGCTGAAGTTCACCGATGTCGCCGGCAAGACCGAGCCGACATTTGAGGGAATGCTTAGGCATTGCCGCGAATCCGCGACGCAAGTGGTGTTGGAGTCCATCCATCTGCGCGGCGCCGGAGGTGCCCCGGTGATCGCGGCGGCACGACTGCGCGCGCTCAGAACATCGACAGGCGATTGCGAAGGATTGATGATGTGGATCCGGCCGGTGCAGCGGGGATTCAAAGATGTTGCGCACGGCGATGCCGTGCTTGCCGATGAGCTCGCCGGGACTTCCGCCGCGATGCGCGACGTGCTGGCCGACGTCAAGCGAGCCGCGCAGGGGGCGACGGCCGTCTTGATCTCCGGAGAGGCCGGGACCGGCAAACGATTTGCCGCGCGCGAGATTCACCTGAGCAGTCACCGTTCGACCGGTCCGTTCGTCGTCGTGCACTGCGGCTCCGTACCCGAGCCCTTGCTGGAAGGCGTGCTATTCGGCGATCATTCCGAGCACGAAGGTCCGGGCCGCCTCGTTGCCGCCGTCGGCGGCACGCTGTTGATCGCCGATATCCCGCAACTCCCGCCGCGATTGCAGGAGCGGTTGTGCCGGATGCTGGTTTCCGGATACGCGGACGGCCGACTCGGAACGCGGGTGCCGCTGGATGTGCAGGTGATTGCCACGAGTCGCCGACCGCTTATTGAGTCGGTGGCACGCGGGGAGTTCAGCGAAGAGCTGTACGAACGGCTGCGCAAGATGGAAATCAATCTCCCGCCATTGCGCGAGCGCCGTGAAGATATTCCGTTTCTCGCGGAGCGCTTGCGGCCGCGGCTGAACAGCCGGTTGAGTCTGGGCGTTCAGCGAATCGACGAAGAGGCGATGCAGATGCTATCCGGTTTCAGCTGGCCGGGAAACGTATGGCAGCTGGAGCAGGTACTCGAGAAAGCGTTTGCCGCGTGCGGAGCCTGTGTGGTGCAGTCCCAACATCTTCCGATAGAGATTCGCGAAGGGTCCGGCTGTGCCGC contains the following coding sequences:
- a CDS encoding sigma 54-interacting transcriptional regulator, which codes for MHKLTRILFVDGRDRKHPQLVRSFRNQFDDVVEAADCDDALQQMRRRRFDILFFGEWPDSTHALALLRAARERSTALSYFAYDRERGTESVVNAVPIDGDDVIVRSVEGETPEQWVQLSLDHVREVKARHDGLRYLRNVFCTSDEALIFVAGDGRIVDMNHAAAEMLGIKLSACAGLKFTDVAGKTEPTFEGMLRHCRESATQVVLESIHLRGAGGAPVIAAARLRALRTSTGDCEGLMMWIRPVQRGFKDVAHGDAVLADELAGTSAAMRDVLADVKRAAQGATAVLISGEAGTGKRFAAREIHLSSHRSTGPFVVVHCGSVPEPLLEGVLFGDHSEHEGPGRLVAAVGGTLLIADIPQLPPRLQERLCRMLVSGYADGRLGTRVPLDVQVIATSRRPLIESVARGEFSEELYERLRKMEINLPPLRERREDIPFLAERLRPRLNSRLSLGVQRIDEEAMQMLSGFSWPGNVWQLEQVLEKAFAACGACVVQSQHLPIEIREGSGCAASARRARDDAQREELIDILNWAGWNKSKAARKLGISRETLYRRMEKFELEDRAEA